The Faecalibacter bovis genome includes the window TATTTACCTTGTATTTTTCGAGTCCAACGATGGAAGAAACGGAACAAAATCCTTTTATTTCTAATGACATTCAGGCTAAAAAAATTAAAGAAATCAGAAATATGCTACTTGATAATTTAATTAATCCACCTTCTATTAAAGAAATTGTTGAGCGATATTCGATATCTGAATATTTACTAAAAGATGGTTTTAAAAAATTATACAATAACACTGTATATGGTTTAATTCTAGATAAAAAACTAGAAATTGCAAAAGCTCGTTTAGAAGAAGGAGAATTAAAAGTTAAGGATATTGCTTTTGAACTAGGTTATGAAAATCCATCACATTTTATTACAGCCTTTAAAAAGAAATACGGAATTACACCAAAACAATTCACTAAAACATTAGGTTATAACAATTAAGAAAATAAAAAATATTCATTATCAACTGATTAATATCTGCTTAATTAAATTTATAAATGATTAATTTTGCCTGATTTTAAAAAATTTCAATGAAAAAACTATTATTTTTTTTATTACCCTTTTTAGGTATCGCTCAGATACCTTCGTATTATGATGGTGTTGATTTCTCTGTAAGAGAAGATATTGAAGCTGAATTATCTGATTTAACTATCGCAAAACATACTACTTTTTTAAGATACACGCCTGGTGTTTGGGATGTATTAAAACAAGCAGATTTAGATCCTAATGATCAAAACAAAGTTTTATTAATATATGGTTATGATGACAATGACCAAGATAAAAAGAATGACCGCACAAGATCTATTTCGGATACAAATAATGGTGGTTGTGGTAGCTGTATAGGTCGTTGGGAAAGAGAACACGTTTATCCACAATCTTTAGCTGTTCCTCGTATGTCTACAGATGATCCAGGAACTGGTACAGATGCTCATAATTTAAGAGCGGTAGATAGACAAATGAATAGTTCTAGAGGAAATCGTTTATATACAGAAAATACTGGTAATGCAACAACAGTTGGCGGATCAGCTTTTTACCCAGGAGATGAGTGGATTGGTGATATTGCACGTATTATAATGTATATGCATATTCGTTACAATCAAACTAACTCGGCTTTAGGTACTTTATGTGCAGCAAATGTGATTGCTTATGACCCTACAAACGTTGCAAATCCTAATATGCCAGATTTATTCTTAAAATGGAATGCAATTGATCCACCTTCTGAATATGAATTAGTTCGTAACGAAGTTATCGCAGAAGCTCAAGGAAATAGAAATCCATTTATAGACAATCCTTATTTAGCGACTTTAGCTTGGGGAGGACAAGATGCTTTAAATACGTGGGGTAACTTCTTAAATACGACAAATTACGTTCAAGAAGAAATCACAGTTGATGTAACACCAAATCCATCGACAGATGTTGTAAATATTATCAGTAAACAATTTAAATCAGCAAATTTATATAACATTCAAGGAATGTTAATTCAATCTGATTTAAAAGATAAATTTAGTATTGCACAATATCCTGCAGGAATTTACATTTTAGCCATTCATTTAGATAATGGCACTATTGTAACTAAGAAAATTATCAAAAAATAAATTCAAATCATCTTATTGATAAAAAGCTGCCAAATTTTGGCAGCTTTTTTTATTCTAAATTGTTGTTAATTCTTGGTTCGGGCTTAGGTTCTTTCATCCTAAATTTACGAAACCAAAATATTTTGTCCTTGCGATTATCTTTATAAATATTCCCTCGCTTTACAAACTGAAAACCATTATTTTTCACTTTATAAATGGAACCTAATAAATATTTATTATCTGGATATTCGCCATAAGCTAAGATTTCGTAACTTAAATTACAGTTCTCTTTGCCAAAATCTAAAAAAGTCAACGTTTCATTTTTTGAATCAAATCGTTTTAAAAAGATAACTTTATCATTATCTCTTTTATAACATCCTAATTCTTCATAATATAAATCTAAACCTTCTATAGATGAATGATTGATAATATATATTAAATTTTTAGATTGTATAACTAAATAGTATTCGTTAACATCATCAATCTCTTTCAATAAATCAATTTCATTATTAATAAAATTCATTTTAGTGTTTGAAGAAAAGGTTAACGTATTCAAATTTTGTTTTTGACACGATAAAACAAAGCAAGAAATTATAATAAATGCTAGAATTTTATTCATACTATTGAAGCAAAAAAAAATGGCAAATCTAAATTTACCATTTTAATTATATTAAAAAAAGTTCTTAATTCTTAATTAACGACATCGATTCTGTTGAACCGTCTACATTAAATATTCGTACAATGTATTTACCTTTTCTTAAGTTTTGTACGTTTAATTTGAAGGTGCTTGATTGATCTACTTTCTTATTTAAAACTTCGTTTCCGATAATAGAATAAACTGCAATATAAGAAACCTTACTAGGCTGAGCTAACTTAACTGTTACTTGGCTAGAAGCTGGATTCGGAAAAATAGATACCGAAGATTGTTCAATACCAGAATTACTCATGCTATTTTGCTGAGCTTTGACTCCAGAAATAGAAAAAGTTAATAATGTAATAAATAGTAAAATTCTTTTCATAAGCGTGTAATCCTAACAAATATAATAAATTATATTAATTATACAAATACAAAACCTGTTCCAATAAAAAAAGTGATGCTTAAAAAGCACCACTTTTATGATATAATTAAGATTTAAAATCTAAGATTATAAGCTGTAACGGATGTATCCAACAACAGTTAAGTTAGCGTCAACCGCTTTTACAACATCTTTTACAGAAGTTTTACCATCTTTAATAGAAGCTTGGTGTACTAATGTATTTTCTTTGAAGAATTTTTGTAATTTACCTTGAGCGATGTTCTCGATCATGTTCTCTGGTTTACCTTCAGCAACTAAAGTCTCACGAGCGATTGATAATTCTGTATCGATAACAGATTGTTCAACAGCTGTTTCATCTAAAGCAACTGGGTTCATAGCTGCAACTTGCATAGCAACGTCACGAGCAACCTCAGATCCACCTTCTACGTTAGCAGATAAAGCAACTACAGCACCAATTTTGTTTCCAGCGTGGATGTAAGAGTTTACTAAAGCTCCTTCGATAACTTGGAAAGTACCAATTTCGATTTTCTCACCGATAACCCCTGTTTGCTCAGTTAATTTCTCACCAACAGTAATTCCAGCGTATGGTAAAGCTAATAATTCTTCTTTAGTAGAAACTGTTAAAGCTAAATCAGCAATTTCGTTAGCCATAGCTACGAAAGCTTCGTTTTTAGCTACGAAGTCAGTCTCACAGTTTAAAGCGATAATGATACCTTTAGTAGCTTCACCGTTAACTTTAGCGATAACTGCACCTTCAGTAGACTCACGATCAGCTCTTTTAGCAGCTACTTTTTGACCTTGCTTACGTAAAACTTCTACAGCTTTGTCAAAATCTCCACCAGCTTCTTCTAAAGCTTTTTTAGAGTCCATCATTCCCGCACCTGTTGCGTTTCTTAATTTACTTACCTCAGCGGCTGTTGCTTTATAGCTCATAGTAATATTTTTTATTTATTATTTTATTTTAATTTGAAACAAAAGTAGCTCATACATCAAAAAAGACGTAGGAGCTACAATTTATATTATATCGATGAATTGATCATCAAGTTAATGTTAAGCTTCAGTTGTTTCAGCTCCTTTATCTTCTTTTGCTTTTTCTTTTTCTGCTTTACGAGTAGATAAACCAGCTTTGATAGAATCAGCTACAGTAGATAAGATGATATCGATAGATTTAGAAGCATCGTCATTTGCAGGGATTGGGAAATCCACTTGACGAGGGTCAGTATTAGTATCTACCATTGCAAAAATTGGAATACCTAACTTTTTAGCTTCAGCAACTGCGATGTGCTCGCGAACGATATCAACGATGAAAACAGCAGAAGGTAAACGAGTCATATCAGCGATAGAACCTAAGTTTTTCTCTAAAGATAATCTTTGACGATCAACTTGTAATCTTTCTTTTTTAGATAGTGTCTCAAAAGTACCGTCTTTTTTCATACGATCGATTGAGTTCATTTTTTTAACTGCTTTACGGATAGTAACAAAGTTAGTTAACATCCCACCAGGCCAACGTTCTGTAATATAAGGCATGTTGATTTCTTCAGCATGCTTAGCTACAACATCTTTTGCTTGTTTTTTAGTTGCAACGAAAAGAACTTTACGTCCAGACGCAGCAATTTTTCCTAAAGCTTCAGATGCTTCATCTAACTTCACTGCAGTTTTGTGAAGGTCAATGATGTGGATTCCGTTTTTCTCCATAAAGATATAAGGAGCCATAGCCGGATTCCATTTTCTTGTTAAGTGACCAAAATGCACACCTGCATTTAATAAGTCCTTTACATTTACTTTTGCCATTTTCTTTTTTTTAGTTTACGTTCCGTTATCTCAACAAGCAACAGATAAGTGGTCGAACAGATCTCGCCTTAACTGTTTAGATGCTAAACCAACGGAAAATGGATTTTTTAATAAATTGAATAAATTAACGTTTAGAGAATTGGAATTTCTTACGTGCTTTCTTCTGACCGAATTTCTTACGTTCAACCATACGAGGATCACGAGTTAATAACCCTTCTGGTTTTAATGTTAAACGGAAATCTGCGTCAACTTCACATAAAGCTCTAGAAATTGCTAAACGAATTGCTTCAGCTTGTCCTGTAATACCTCCACCGAATACTTTGATATCTACGTTGTATTTATCTTTTGTACCTGTTAAGATAAAAGCTTGCTCAACTTTGTATTGTAATACTGCAGTTGGGAAGTAGTTTGCTAATTCACGTCCGTTAATGAAGATTTCTCCATTACCTTCTTGTAAATATACACGAGCTACAGATGTCTTTCTACGACCGATTTTATGAACTATTGCCATGGAATTAATTATAAGTATTCGTTAATATCGATTTGTTTTGGCTGTTGAGCTTCGTGATTGTGCTCTGCACCTACAAATACGTGTAAATTAGTTAATAACTTGCTACCTAATTTATTTTTTGGTAACATCCCTTTAACTGACTTTTCAATTAAACGAGCTGGATCCTTAGCAAAAACTTCTCTTGCAGTTAAAGATCTTTGACCTCCTGGGTAACCAGTGTGGCGGATGTATAATTTATCATCCCATTTACCTCCTGTTAATTGAATTTTCTCAGCATTAATAACGATAACATTATCTCCACAATCTGCGTGAGGAGTAAAGTTCGTTTTGTGCTTTCCTCTAATAAGCTTCGCAACACCTGACGCTAAACGACCTAATGATAAGTCAGAAGCGTCCACAACTACCCATTCTTTCTGAGCAGTTTCTTTGTTGGCTGATGTAGTTTTGTAACTTAACGTGTCCACTATCTTGATTTTTAATATTTTATAAATTACCGACAATCCGATCGGGGTGCAAATGTACAATTTCCTTTTGAAAATACAAAAGAACAATCCAAATAAACTTTAGATTTCAGACAATTTGCGCCAATAACGAATTAATCGAATGCAAAATTACTCTTTTTATTTGAATAAATAAGATTAATCTTTGCTAAATGGTAGAATCTCTTGTGTTGTAGACCCTAAACCTTCTATTCCATACTCGATTACATCACCAGGTTTTAACCAAATTTGTGGTTCTTTTCCCATACCTGAACCTGCTGGAGATCCTGTTGAAATAATATCTCCTGGTAAGAAAGACATGAATTGAGATAAGTAAGAAACTAATTTTGGTATGCGATAAATGAAATCTTTTGTATTCCCATCTTGCATTAATTCACCATTTAACTTTAACCAAATACGTAAATTGTCAACATCTTCAATTTCATCTTTCGTCGCGATAAATGGTCCTACAGGCGCGAATGTATCACATCCTTTACCTTTATCCCAAGTTCCTCCTCTTTCGGTTTGGAAAGCTCTTTCTGAAATGTCATTGATCAAAGCATATCCATAAACGTAATCCATTGCTTCTTCTTCTGAAACATTGTTTGCTTTCTTCCCAATGATTAAACACAATTCTGTTTCCCAGTCCATTTTAGTTGAACCATTTGGATGCATAATTCCGTCTTGTGGACCATTGAAAGATTGATTTGCTTTGATAAACATAATTGGCTCTGGTTGTTGTTCTAAACCAGTTTCTTTTACGTGATCTTCAAAATTTAATCCAACACAAACCATTTTACCTGGACGTGTTAATGGCGTACCAATACGTACATCATCAGCAACTTCAGTTAATTGATTTGCGTTTTCATTAATATAATTTTCTAATTGTTTTTGTTTTTCAGTATTTCCAAAGAAATCTTCATCATAAATAATACCTGAAGCAGACACATCATACTTCTTATCATTTATAATAACACCTGATTTTTCCTG containing:
- a CDS encoding endonuclease, whose translation is MKKLLFFLLPFLGIAQIPSYYDGVDFSVREDIEAELSDLTIAKHTTFLRYTPGVWDVLKQADLDPNDQNKVLLIYGYDDNDQDKKNDRTRSISDTNNGGCGSCIGRWEREHVYPQSLAVPRMSTDDPGTGTDAHNLRAVDRQMNSSRGNRLYTENTGNATTVGGSAFYPGDEWIGDIARIIMYMHIRYNQTNSALGTLCAANVIAYDPTNVANPNMPDLFLKWNAIDPPSEYELVRNEVIAEAQGNRNPFIDNPYLATLAWGGQDALNTWGNFLNTTNYVQEEITVDVTPNPSTDVVNIISKQFKSANLYNIQGMLIQSDLKDKFSIAQYPAGIYILAIHLDNGTIVTKKIIKK
- a CDS encoding T9SS type A sorting domain-containing protein encodes the protein MKRILLFITLLTFSISGVKAQQNSMSNSGIEQSSVSIFPNPASSQVTVKLAQPSKVSYIAVYSIIGNEVLNKKVDQSSTFKLNVQNLRKGKYIVRIFNVDGSTESMSLIKN
- the tsf gene encoding translation elongation factor Ts; this encodes MSYKATAAEVSKLRNATGAGMMDSKKALEEAGGDFDKAVEVLRKQGQKVAAKRADRESTEGAVIAKVNGEATKGIIIALNCETDFVAKNEAFVAMANEIADLALTVSTKEELLALPYAGITVGEKLTEQTGVIGEKIEIGTFQVIEGALVNSYIHAGNKIGAVVALSANVEGGSEVARDVAMQVAAMNPVALDETAVEQSVIDTELSIARETLVAEGKPENMIENIAQGKLQKFFKENTLVHQASIKDGKTSVKDVVKAVDANLTVVGYIRYSL
- the rpsB gene encoding 30S ribosomal protein S2, which encodes MAKVNVKDLLNAGVHFGHLTRKWNPAMAPYIFMEKNGIHIIDLHKTAVKLDEASEALGKIAASGRKVLFVATKKQAKDVVAKHAEEINMPYITERWPGGMLTNFVTIRKAVKKMNSIDRMKKDGTFETLSKKERLQVDRQRLSLEKNLGSIADMTRLPSAVFIVDIVREHIAVAEAKKLGIPIFAMVDTNTDPRQVDFPIPANDDASKSIDIILSTVADSIKAGLSTRKAEKEKAKEDKGAETTEA
- the rpsI gene encoding 30S ribosomal protein S9, which codes for MAIVHKIGRRKTSVARVYLQEGNGEIFINGRELANYFPTAVLQYKVEQAFILTGTKDKYNVDIKVFGGGITGQAEAIRLAISRALCEVDADFRLTLKPEGLLTRDPRMVERKKFGQKKARKKFQFSKR
- the rplM gene encoding 50S ribosomal protein L13; the protein is MDTLSYKTTSANKETAQKEWVVVDASDLSLGRLASGVAKLIRGKHKTNFTPHADCGDNVIVINAEKIQLTGGKWDDKLYIRHTGYPGGQRSLTAREVFAKDPARLIEKSVKGMLPKNKLGSKLLTNLHVFVGAEHNHEAQQPKQIDINEYL
- a CDS encoding fumarylacetoacetate hydrolase family protein, producing the protein MKIFRFGPKGQEKSGVIINDKKYDVSASGIIYDEDFFGNTEKQKQLENYINENANQLTEVADDVRIGTPLTRPGKMVCVGLNFEDHVKETGLEQQPEPIMFIKANQSFNGPQDGIMHPNGSTKMDWETELCLIIGKKANNVSEEEAMDYVYGYALINDISERAFQTERGGTWDKGKGCDTFAPVGPFIATKDEIEDVDNLRIWLKLNGELMQDGNTKDFIYRIPKLVSYLSQFMSFLPGDIISTGSPAGSGMGKEPQIWLKPGDVIEYGIEGLGSTTQEILPFSKD